One part of the Acidobacteriota bacterium genome encodes these proteins:
- a CDS encoding glycosyltransferase produces the protein MGSRELPTVGVGVMAYNEGKNIRALLQSLVAQRTQSCRLSEIIVVASGCTDDTEAIVDQMARRDPRIKLISQARREGKARAINLYLRTTATDFRILASGDTLPADDAIETLIHPMVEDATVGMTGGHVVPVNGDDRFIGHAVHTLWRLHHKLAAEAPKMGEIVAFRNVVKRIPEDSAVDEVSIEAAVTAAGHTLKYVPEAIIRNKGPETVAEFVKQRRRIHAGHLAARRVAGYAPSTMSLKRVGRVFLSDVLSRPARLPWSLGTAALEATGRMLGAYDHYVSGRSHAVWEIAVTTKDVQGHR, from the coding sequence TTGGGAAGCAGGGAACTGCCGACGGTAGGTGTCGGCGTGATGGCCTACAACGAGGGGAAGAATATCCGGGCCCTCCTCCAGTCGCTCGTGGCGCAGCGGACTCAATCCTGCCGCTTGAGCGAAATCATCGTGGTGGCGAGCGGCTGCACCGACGACACCGAGGCGATCGTCGACCAGATGGCGCGCCGCGATCCCCGCATCAAGCTCATCTCACAGGCCCGGCGCGAGGGGAAGGCGCGGGCGATCAATCTTTACCTCCGGACCACCGCCACCGATTTCAGAATCCTCGCGAGCGGGGACACCCTTCCGGCCGACGATGCGATCGAGACGCTGATCCATCCGATGGTCGAGGACGCCACGGTCGGCATGACCGGTGGCCACGTCGTCCCGGTGAACGGCGACGATCGCTTCATCGGCCACGCGGTGCACACGCTCTGGCGCCTGCACCACAAGCTCGCGGCCGAGGCGCCCAAGATGGGCGAGATCGTCGCGTTCCGAAACGTGGTGAAGCGAATCCCGGAGGATTCGGCGGTAGACGAGGTCAGCATCGAGGCGGCCGTCACGGCCGCCGGCCACACGCTCAAGTACGTCCCCGAAGCGATCATCCGGAACAAGGGGCCCGAGACGGTGGCGGAGTTCGTGAAGCAGCGCCGCCGCATCCACGCCGGCCACCTGGCCGCGCGCAGGGTCGCGGGTTACGCCCCTTCGACCATGAGCCTGAAGCGAGTGGGGAGGGTGTTCCTCTCCGACGTGCTCTCGCGTCCCGCGAGGCTTCCGTGGAGCCTGGGGACCGCCGCTCTCGAAGCGACGGGTCGGATGCTCGGGGCCTACGACCATTACGTCTCCGGGCGGTCGCACGCCGTCTGGGAGATCGCGGTGACGACGAAGGATGTCCAAGGGCATCGGTAG